In Vibrio hippocampi, the following are encoded in one genomic region:
- a CDS encoding AAA family ATPase, which translates to MKREQTIQNLYQLAEQTQQVQADRIEIVLEERSDEHFPAMSKAMMETRSGLTRRKLDDAITKMEAEGHQFTKNNANHYSISLQEAHLLMESAGVPKFHERKGGMDKKPWVINVQNQKGGTGKSMSAVHLAACLALNLDKRYRICLIDLDPQGSLRLFLNPQISIAEHENIYSAVDIMLENVPEGTDIDLEFLRRNVLLPTQYPNLKTVSAFPEDAMFNAEAWQNLSQNQSLDIVKLLKEKLIDKIADDFDIIMIDTGPHVDPLVWNAMYASNALLIPCAAKRLDWASTVNFFQHLPTVYEMFPEDWKGLEFVRLMPTMFEDDNKKQVSVLTEMNYLLGDQVMMATIPRSRAFETCADTYSTVFDLTASDFEGGKKTLATAQDAVQKSALELERVLHSNWASLKQG; encoded by the coding sequence ATGAAAAGAGAACAAACAATACAGAATCTCTACCAACTAGCTGAGCAAACTCAGCAAGTGCAAGCCGATCGTATCGAGATCGTTCTTGAAGAAAGAAGTGACGAACATTTTCCTGCTATGTCAAAAGCAATGATGGAAACGCGCTCAGGGTTAACTCGTCGAAAACTCGATGATGCTATCACTAAAATGGAAGCCGAAGGTCATCAATTTACTAAGAACAATGCGAACCATTATTCTATCTCACTACAAGAAGCTCACTTGCTAATGGAATCGGCTGGAGTGCCGAAGTTTCACGAGCGTAAAGGTGGTATGGATAAAAAGCCTTGGGTTATCAACGTCCAAAACCAAAAGGGTGGGACTGGTAAATCCATGAGTGCTGTACATCTGGCTGCGTGTTTGGCACTTAACCTTGATAAACGTTACCGTATTTGTTTGATCGATTTAGATCCACAAGGGTCTTTGCGCTTATTCTTAAATCCACAGATCAGCATAGCAGAGCATGAAAACATCTATTCAGCGGTTGATATCATGCTAGAAAACGTTCCTGAAGGTACAGATATCGATCTTGAATTCTTGCGTCGTAATGTTCTATTACCGACTCAGTATCCTAATTTAAAAACCGTATCTGCATTCCCTGAAGACGCGATGTTTAATGCTGAGGCGTGGCAGAACTTATCTCAAAATCAATCTTTGGATATTGTTAAACTGCTGAAAGAGAAGCTTATCGATAAGATTGCTGATGACTTTGACATCATTATGATTGATACAGGTCCACACGTTGATCCTTTAGTCTGGAATGCCATGTATGCGTCAAATGCGTTATTAATTCCTTGTGCTGCCAAGCGTCTTGACTGGGCTTCGACCGTTAACTTCTTCCAGCATTTACCAACGGTATATGAGATGTTCCCTGAGGATTGGAAGGGGCTTGAATTTGTTCGTTTGATGCCAACCATGTTCGAAGATGACAACAAGAAACAAGTGTCGGTATTAACAGAGATGAATTATCTGTTGGGTGATCAAGTGATGATGGCGACGATTCCACGTAGTCGTGCTTTTGAAACCTGCGCCGATACCTACAGTACAGTGTTTGATTTGACAGCATCGGATTTTGAAGGCGGTAAGAAGACCTTAGCAACCGCACAAGATGCTGTTCAAAAGAGTGCGCTGGAACTAGAACGTGTACTTCATAGCAACTGGGCTTCACTGAAACAAGGATAA
- a CDS encoding ParB/RepB/Spo0J family partition protein, which produces MAIKTSELNAKLFGKANKRRAVTPQEAQSAAKEQAQVIELAVAGQEVVQFELTRIAAQDIESKTFVFSENAREQSFLNEHALSDVLATLKDKGQQYPAVGRRSEDGRIEVLDGSRRRMSCILAQKEFMIYVAENINSEHAKFLSDVANAHKPLSLYEKGKEMQAKLASGEVTDQKALAKMFQCSEALVSGALKAADLPLPLLQAYPNVSDLGRPTIVKLHKQFYKLPLEQQAQLIERCQSEAGFVWQNTSVQGVARITKEVTETLESWIDELLPEKPSQTTKVDLIKGRASYSRKGSSLALNLKKLDDQTVEEILQFVKSKLG; this is translated from the coding sequence ATGGCAATTAAAACTTCTGAACTGAACGCTAAGTTGTTTGGTAAAGCGAATAAAAGACGTGCTGTGACTCCTCAGGAGGCGCAATCGGCAGCCAAAGAGCAGGCACAGGTCATTGAATTAGCCGTCGCAGGTCAAGAAGTGGTTCAGTTTGAACTCACTCGAATTGCTGCGCAAGATATAGAGAGCAAAACCTTTGTTTTCTCTGAAAACGCACGTGAACAATCGTTTTTAAATGAGCATGCACTGTCGGATGTTCTTGCGACGTTGAAAGATAAAGGTCAGCAATATCCAGCCGTTGGTCGTCGTAGTGAAGATGGGCGAATAGAAGTTCTCGATGGTAGTCGCCGTCGTATGTCATGTATTCTGGCACAAAAAGAATTCATGATTTACGTCGCTGAAAACATCAATAGCGAGCATGCTAAATTTCTATCAGACGTCGCGAATGCTCATAAGCCGCTATCACTTTATGAAAAAGGTAAGGAGATGCAGGCGAAATTGGCAAGCGGTGAGGTCACCGACCAAAAAGCGCTCGCCAAGATGTTCCAGTGTAGTGAAGCTTTAGTGAGCGGTGCACTTAAGGCTGCTGATCTGCCGTTGCCACTTCTTCAAGCTTATCCTAATGTGAGTGACCTAGGTCGTCCAACGATTGTAAAGCTGCATAAACAGTTTTACAAATTGCCGTTGGAACAACAGGCGCAGCTAATAGAACGTTGTCAATCGGAAGCAGGCTTTGTATGGCAAAACACGTCAGTTCAAGGCGTAGCGCGTATTACTAAAGAAGTGACTGAAACTTTGGAATCTTGGATTGATGAACTACTGCCTGAAAAGCCAAGCCAAACGACGAAAGTGGATTTGATTAAGGGCAGAGCGAGTTATAGTCGTAAGGGCTCAAGTCTCGCGCTCAACTTAAAAAAACTGGATGATCAGACGGTTGAAGAGATCCTTCAGTTTGTAAAATCTAAGCTTGGTTAA
- a CDS encoding GNAT family N-acetyltransferase gives MSCQQHQSLTDYLNICQQSHTRAALVLQGDIQWQSEIIQFAMQRFELKQAAQIGGARVDHCGISHLSAKQGKQLLGQESELLVISIDSDFDANSFNAAMGTLVGGGIAIFLCPNFDTLLPWLQQRLKQLPILKQQQNDIEMNHSIWNGSLPSDNSNWSQRFQQQTQAIALVEKVLFGHRKRPLVITADRGRGKSSALGLAVSAISQQRPCNVLITAPSRAAVAPVFEHYNARDGEASLDFIAPDDLLTTQPDCDLLLIDEAAAIPVAMLMAMVEKYNRVVITTTIHGYEGCGRGFSLKFIPWLRSVRPGMNHYSMQQPIRWADGDPLESWCVETFLLNSELVDIVPEQTSRYLRQDTWQFSRYQHSTEVIPNGRLNQAFALLVNAHYQTSPNDLMLLLANQSMQLYTLESNGTVIGSVLLNIEGELSSIQVGNILIGQSRPQGHLIPVDLSNHLGLEAPAVQRCGRIMRIAVHPAIQGCGVGSEMLSRLKLKLGSHVDYLGTSFGTTSSLVDFWLRNDFVAARLGSSRDKSSGTYSLSMVLPISNKAEPWVLQARTLFAARLNYQLRLACQSMDIATAWTLFKHTSDNEQAIDHLGVQLLSNYSRGGNSLDTCRPYLILLLRSVLKSGLDVNSELVKTVALQELDWGQVCQRFSFIGRKQAELRLREDIAILISSLQCKLP, from the coding sequence ATGTCCTGCCAGCAACATCAGTCACTCACTGATTATTTAAATATTTGCCAACAGTCACACACTCGCGCTGCCCTCGTGTTGCAAGGTGATATCCAGTGGCAGAGCGAGATTATCCAATTTGCGATGCAGCGTTTTGAATTGAAGCAGGCTGCTCAGATTGGTGGAGCACGGGTTGATCATTGTGGTATCTCACACCTTAGTGCTAAGCAAGGTAAGCAATTATTGGGGCAGGAGAGTGAATTACTGGTGATCAGCATTGATTCCGATTTTGATGCTAATAGTTTTAATGCGGCTATGGGAACGTTAGTCGGAGGTGGGATTGCTATCTTCTTATGTCCTAATTTTGATACTTTGTTGCCTTGGTTGCAGCAACGACTAAAACAGTTGCCGATCTTGAAGCAGCAACAAAACGATATCGAAATGAATCATTCGATATGGAACGGATCATTGCCCTCGGATAACTCGAATTGGTCGCAACGCTTCCAACAGCAGACACAAGCCATTGCTTTGGTCGAAAAAGTATTGTTTGGTCATAGAAAACGCCCACTGGTGATTACTGCCGATCGAGGTAGAGGGAAGAGTAGTGCGCTTGGATTGGCTGTCAGCGCTATTTCACAACAGCGTCCTTGCAACGTTTTGATTACCGCGCCAAGTCGAGCTGCAGTCGCGCCTGTTTTTGAGCACTATAATGCGCGCGATGGTGAGGCAAGCTTAGATTTTATTGCGCCAGATGATCTACTCACAACACAACCAGACTGTGACTTATTGCTAATTGATGAAGCGGCTGCGATACCTGTCGCTATGCTTATGGCTATGGTCGAGAAATACAACCGCGTCGTGATCACTACCACGATACATGGCTATGAAGGGTGTGGTCGTGGCTTTAGTTTGAAGTTTATTCCTTGGTTAAGATCCGTGCGCCCGGGGATGAATCACTATTCTATGCAGCAACCTATTCGTTGGGCAGACGGTGATCCGCTAGAAAGTTGGTGCGTTGAGACATTTTTGCTTAATAGTGAGTTGGTGGATATCGTACCAGAGCAAACTAGCCGCTATCTACGACAAGACACTTGGCAGTTTAGTCGTTATCAACATTCTACAGAAGTCATCCCTAATGGTCGGTTAAATCAGGCATTCGCACTGTTAGTCAATGCGCATTATCAGACCTCACCCAATGACTTGATGTTGCTTTTAGCAAACCAAAGTATGCAACTTTATACTTTAGAATCGAATGGCACCGTGATTGGGAGTGTGTTGCTTAATATAGAAGGGGAGCTATCATCAATCCAAGTCGGGAATATCCTGATAGGACAATCTCGCCCGCAAGGTCATCTTATTCCAGTAGATCTGAGCAATCATCTTGGACTTGAAGCACCCGCTGTTCAACGCTGTGGCAGAATAATGCGAATTGCCGTTCATCCTGCGATTCAAGGGTGTGGTGTTGGTAGCGAGATGCTTAGCAGATTAAAGTTAAAGCTTGGCTCTCACGTTGACTACCTAGGGACTTCATTTGGGACAACGTCATCACTGGTCGACTTTTGGCTAAGGAATGATTTTGTTGCAGCAAGGCTAGGCAGTTCTCGCGACAAATCAAGTGGAACTTATAGTCTAAGTATGGTGTTACCTATTTCCAATAAAGCAGAACCGTGGGTTTTACAAGCTCGTACTTTGTTTGCTGCTCGTCTCAATTATCAATTGCGTCTTGCTTGTCAAAGTATGGATATAGCTACCGCATGGACGCTATTCAAACATACCAGCGATAACGAACAAGCGATAGATCATCTTGGCGTACAACTATTGTCTAACTATAGTCGAGGTGGTAACTCTCTTGATACTTGTCGACCATACCTGATTTTGTTGTTGCGCTCCGTGCTTAAGTCAGGCTTAGACGTTAACAGTGAATTAGTAAAAACCGTTGCTCTGCAAGAACTAGACTGGGGGCAAGTATGTCAACGATTTAGTTTCATTGGTAGGAAGCAAGCTGAGTTGAGACTCCGTGAGGACATTGCGATATTAATCTCATCTTTACAGTGTAAATTGCCCTGA
- a CDS encoding FapA family protein, giving the protein MWKTVLSLSEDKTIVTAKLPKEHDRGMSLEPGIISAMLSELEADKFYLDQSAVNQFVKCAQDAKGEAFQGIDIAFVQDAKVEVILSEQDMLASMKVTGAYAGNPATPAVLINLLAEAKVVKGINKKALKKVILLSNTLKAGQEYVQPIAIGKPPKEGKDSRFVPLTEDPRNRVLKPQASGDGDKVDMRDLGAVVTVDRGTPVMKRIPAEEGEIGYTVTGVVIPPKEVKDTPFAPGKGTQPSSKNPNVLVAIEPGMPIIKPTTVDIDEAMVVKDVDISTGHIKFNGSVVISGNVEANMNVEATGMITVGGFVESATLKSQQDIVIGKGIIGHNVDDGEPKSCTIECGGNLTANYAQFSNISAKGDIQFAVHCLNNDIRCDGDLSVVGTNKKQGILSGGAAEVGGKVLCNQLGVEGDTATKITAFANYKVYADKLAELERQYTVLQERKMASVRREIELKKIAKSNRTAEQNAELEALNSANTDAIDQLNEEKALLNLELEKQRAVTTVEALVQTHTRVTVVFSEDHVTTKKTGGPTVFSYDGSSVNLASKLKAEDFNM; this is encoded by the coding sequence ATGTGGAAAACCGTTCTCTCCCTTTCTGAAGATAAAACTATCGTTACGGCCAAACTCCCTAAAGAGCATGATCGAGGTATGAGCCTCGAGCCGGGAATCATTTCCGCAATGTTGTCGGAGTTGGAGGCTGATAAGTTTTACTTGGATCAATCAGCAGTGAATCAGTTTGTGAAGTGCGCACAGGATGCCAAAGGGGAAGCCTTTCAAGGCATTGATATAGCCTTTGTGCAAGATGCCAAAGTAGAAGTGATTTTGTCTGAGCAAGATATGCTAGCCAGTATGAAAGTCACAGGTGCATACGCGGGAAATCCAGCAACGCCTGCGGTACTGATAAATTTGCTGGCCGAAGCCAAAGTGGTAAAAGGGATCAACAAGAAAGCATTAAAGAAAGTCATATTACTGAGTAATACTCTTAAAGCGGGTCAAGAGTATGTGCAGCCGATTGCGATTGGTAAGCCGCCAAAAGAGGGCAAGGATTCTAGGTTTGTCCCTTTAACCGAAGACCCTAGAAACCGAGTCCTCAAGCCTCAAGCGAGTGGTGATGGTGATAAGGTAGACATGCGTGATTTGGGTGCGGTGGTTACTGTCGATAGAGGCACGCCGGTTATGAAACGAATCCCTGCGGAAGAAGGAGAAATCGGCTATACCGTTACTGGTGTTGTTATTCCGCCTAAAGAAGTCAAAGATACGCCATTTGCACCAGGCAAAGGCACTCAACCCTCTTCTAAGAATCCGAACGTTTTAGTTGCGATAGAGCCTGGTATGCCGATTATCAAACCGACAACAGTCGACATTGATGAAGCTATGGTTGTCAAAGATGTCGATATCTCAACTGGCCACATCAAATTTAACGGCAGTGTCGTGATCAGTGGTAACGTTGAAGCCAATATGAATGTTGAAGCGACAGGTATGATTACGGTGGGTGGATTCGTTGAATCTGCAACACTGAAGTCGCAGCAAGATATCGTGATTGGCAAAGGAATCATCGGTCATAATGTTGATGATGGCGAACCTAAATCTTGTACTATTGAGTGTGGGGGGAATCTTACCGCTAACTACGCACAGTTTTCTAATATAAGCGCAAAGGGTGATATTCAGTTTGCGGTTCATTGTCTGAATAACGATATTCGCTGTGACGGCGATTTATCCGTTGTGGGTACCAATAAAAAGCAGGGAATATTGAGCGGCGGCGCTGCTGAAGTAGGCGGAAAAGTGTTATGTAACCAGCTTGGTGTTGAGGGCGATACTGCGACTAAAATTACAGCCTTTGCTAATTACAAAGTCTATGCTGACAAGTTGGCTGAACTCGAGCGTCAATATACGGTTTTACAAGAGCGTAAAATGGCGTCGGTAAGGCGTGAAATTGAACTTAAGAAGATTGCCAAGTCAAACCGCACGGCAGAGCAAAATGCTGAATTAGAGGCGCTAAATAGTGCTAATACCGATGCTATCGATCAGCTTAATGAAGAAAAGGCCCTACTTAATCTTGAGTTGGAAAAACAAAGAGCAGTGACAACAGTAGAAGCTTTGGTCCAAACTCACACCCGTGTCACCGTCGTATTTTCTGAAGATCATGTCACCACTAAGAAGACCGGGGGACCGACAGTCTTTAGCTATGATGGAAGTAGCGTCAATCTTGCTAGCAAACTAAAAGCAGAAGATTTTAATATGTAG
- a CDS encoding DUF445 domain-containing protein, which translates to MNKSLVTNFIALALLAAGYLTQNHIVLYAGLFAFSGAITNWLAVHMLFEKVPGLYGSGVIPSRFEEFKLAIKHLMMEQFFTDENIDRFLSQELGSSNQLDLEPIMECIDLNPTFDSLVNVIEQSSFGGMIAMFGGKEALEPLKAPFVEKMQQSIVEISQSDTVKQALKQQLESPSMLKEVKENVEAIIDQRLNELTPQLVKQIVQTMIKQHLGWLVVWGGVFGGIIGVISACVV; encoded by the coding sequence ATGAACAAAAGCTTAGTTACTAATTTTATCGCGCTGGCTTTATTGGCAGCAGGCTATTTAACCCAAAATCACATTGTGCTTTATGCCGGACTCTTCGCCTTCTCTGGCGCCATTACCAACTGGCTTGCTGTTCATATGCTGTTTGAAAAAGTGCCTGGTTTATATGGTTCGGGTGTCATCCCATCCCGTTTTGAGGAATTTAAGCTGGCCATCAAACACCTTATGATGGAACAATTTTTTACCGATGAGAATATCGACCGCTTTTTAAGTCAAGAGTTGGGTTCTTCGAATCAATTAGATCTAGAGCCTATTATGGAATGTATCGACTTAAATCCTACCTTTGATTCACTAGTGAATGTGATCGAGCAATCTTCATTTGGCGGCATGATTGCCATGTTTGGTGGTAAAGAAGCACTCGAACCATTAAAAGCGCCATTCGTTGAAAAAATGCAACAGTCTATTGTGGAAATCAGCCAAAGTGACACCGTGAAGCAAGCCCTTAAGCAACAACTTGAATCACCGAGCATGCTGAAAGAAGTAAAAGAGAATGTCGAGGCGATTATCGATCAACGCTTAAACGAACTCACGCCTCAACTCGTCAAACAAATAGTACAAACCATGATAAAACAACACCTTGGATGGTTAGTGGTTTGGGGCGGCGTTTTCGGTGGTATTATCGGTGTCATTTCAGCCTGCGTTGTTTAA
- a CDS encoding sulfate ABC transporter permease translates to MKNSLLAISLVSVSLPTWSAIDLTDNLSVSGFGSTSWASSQNETALLVNRNINDDNCFDCDTTFGLQFDYYYNAFNASLQLVKRPQDHWSEPQVEWAYLSAAYDDFEFRVGRLRLPVFLASEYYYVGHAYTSARPNEEVYNSILGVTAYNGASIIWNHSLSDEMQLSLTPYVGFKDNNDVELNKVVSLEFETEFMWGVNALLTGDNYRINFTYLDSTYDQKVKVNNQQIASSDDEEISLYSLGAEYEIGQLKLTAEGQYNDLTKSWYTGAAYRMGKFTPYTQFGQKYARSTSTSIYDGKTGESWLLGVRYDVMYSVSINAEWQTFSAFGGQSGPFVETPVDSDADMFTVMVNFVF, encoded by the coding sequence ATGAAAAATAGCCTTCTAGCCATTTCTCTTGTGAGTGTTAGTTTACCTACGTGGTCTGCCATAGACTTGACAGATAACCTGAGCGTCAGTGGTTTCGGTTCGACTTCTTGGGCGAGTTCGCAGAATGAAACGGCTTTACTGGTAAACCGTAACATTAATGATGACAACTGTTTTGATTGCGATACCACTTTCGGATTGCAGTTCGATTATTACTACAACGCTTTTAATGCGTCGTTGCAGTTAGTGAAGCGACCTCAAGATCATTGGAGTGAACCTCAAGTAGAATGGGCTTATTTAAGTGCCGCTTATGACGACTTTGAATTTCGAGTTGGACGTTTAAGGCTACCGGTCTTTTTAGCATCGGAATACTACTATGTCGGTCATGCTTATACTTCTGCTAGACCTAACGAAGAGGTTTACAACAGCATACTCGGCGTGACGGCTTACAATGGTGCGAGTATTATTTGGAACCATTCATTATCAGATGAAATGCAGTTATCACTGACGCCTTATGTGGGCTTTAAAGATAACAATGATGTAGAGCTAAATAAAGTGGTTAGCTTGGAGTTTGAAACGGAGTTTATGTGGGGGGTGAACGCTTTACTCACTGGGGATAATTACAGGATCAACTTTACTTATCTTGATTCAACATATGACCAGAAAGTCAAAGTGAATAATCAACAGATAGCTTCATCTGATGATGAAGAAATCTCGTTGTATTCGCTTGGAGCGGAGTACGAAATCGGTCAATTGAAGCTAACCGCTGAAGGGCAATACAACGACTTGACGAAATCTTGGTATACAGGCGCCGCGTATCGAATGGGCAAATTCACTCCCTATACCCAGTTCGGCCAGAAATATGCTAGGTCAACTTCGACGTCTATTTACGATGGTAAAACGGGTGAGAGCTGGTTGTTAGGTGTCAGGTATGACGTTATGTATAGCGTTTCGATAAATGCAGAATGGCAGACTTTTAGCGCGTTCGGTGGTCAATCGGGTCCATTTGTTGAGACGCCTGTTGATAGTGACGCGGATATGTTTACGGTCATGGTCAATTTTGTTTTTTAA
- a CDS encoding polysaccharide lyase family 7 protein, with protein MKHMTLKSLLATSIMVALSGTAFADSMDIKTPAPKSVTASAHDGNTPDRTIDGDASTRWSSNGKGQTMTFDYGQEIAFDAVKLSFHKGDQRKTLFDIEVSKDGKNWTKVITGGASSGISANLERFDFAETTGRYIRYVGQGNSKSAWNSVTEFVGVNCKTDYCSDQELPRTPILKPVSIEASGHDGNGPDRLFDGKTNTRWSVNGDGQWAVYDYGSINEFNAIQASFHKGNERQTRFDILVSEDGKNWAPVLEGQLSSGGVVGYERFEFNPVKARFVKYVGHGNTKNSWNSVTELAAINCDINACPTEHIITPEVIAAEQAMLAKKKADMKAKDARKDLRKGNFGAPAVYPCETTAKCDWNARIETPKSLPATPKAGNKPSENFDLTSWYLSQPFDHNKNNRPDDVFEWDLANGYEHPDVFFTAADGGLTFKSFVKGVRTSKNTKYARTELREMLRQGDKSVSTKGVNANNWVFSSAPVEDQKAAGGVDGVLEATLKIDHTTTTGELGEVGRFIIGQIHDKDDEPIRLYYRKLPNREKGTVYFAHENTLKGTDNYFDLVGGMTGEIGDEGIALGEKFSYRIEVVGNTMTVSLMREGKDDVVQVVDMSESGYDAGGKYMYFKAGVYNQNISGDLDDYVQATFYKLEKSHGKYAGK; from the coding sequence ATGAAACATATGACCTTAAAAAGCTTACTAGCGACTTCAATCATGGTTGCGTTATCGGGTACAGCATTCGCTGACTCAATGGACATCAAAACTCCGGCACCAAAATCTGTGACGGCTTCTGCTCATGACGGCAACACGCCAGACAGAACAATTGACGGTGATGCTTCAACACGTTGGTCTTCAAACGGTAAAGGCCAAACAATGACGTTTGACTACGGTCAAGAGATTGCTTTTGATGCAGTAAAACTGTCTTTCCACAAAGGCGATCAGCGCAAAACTCTATTCGATATCGAAGTGAGTAAAGATGGTAAAAACTGGACGAAAGTTATTACTGGTGGCGCAAGTTCTGGCATCTCAGCGAACCTAGAGCGTTTCGACTTTGCAGAAACCACAGGTCGTTATATTCGTTACGTTGGTCAAGGCAACTCTAAGAGTGCTTGGAACAGTGTGACTGAATTTGTTGGTGTTAACTGTAAAACTGACTACTGTTCTGATCAAGAACTACCACGTACCCCAATCCTAAAGCCTGTTTCAATTGAAGCAAGTGGTCACGATGGTAACGGTCCAGATCGTCTATTCGATGGCAAGACAAACACGCGTTGGTCAGTGAATGGTGACGGACAATGGGCTGTGTACGATTACGGTTCAATCAACGAGTTCAATGCAATTCAAGCGTCATTCCACAAAGGTAATGAACGTCAGACTCGCTTTGATATTCTAGTTAGTGAAGACGGCAAAAACTGGGCTCCAGTTCTTGAAGGTCAGCTGAGTTCTGGTGGTGTAGTGGGTTATGAGCGTTTTGAGTTCAACCCAGTTAAAGCTCGTTTCGTTAAGTATGTTGGTCACGGCAACACCAAGAACAGTTGGAACAGTGTGACTGAGCTTGCAGCGATCAACTGTGATATCAACGCATGTCCAACTGAGCACATCATCACTCCTGAAGTGATTGCCGCTGAACAAGCAATGCTTGCTAAGAAAAAAGCAGACATGAAAGCAAAAGATGCACGTAAAGACCTACGTAAAGGTAACTTCGGTGCACCTGCAGTTTATCCGTGTGAAACAACAGCTAAGTGTGACTGGAATGCGCGTATTGAAACGCCGAAGTCACTGCCAGCAACACCAAAAGCGGGCAACAAGCCAAGCGAAAACTTCGACTTGACGTCTTGGTACCTATCTCAACCATTTGACCACAACAAGAACAACCGTCCAGATGATGTATTTGAATGGGATCTTGCAAACGGTTATGAGCACCCAGACGTATTCTTTACAGCCGCTGATGGTGGTCTAACGTTTAAGTCATTCGTTAAAGGTGTTCGTACTTCTAAGAACACTAAGTACGCGCGTACAGAACTACGTGAAATGCTACGTCAAGGTGACAAGTCGGTTTCAACTAAAGGCGTTAACGCAAACAACTGGGTATTCAGTTCTGCGCCGGTAGAAGATCAGAAAGCTGCGGGTGGTGTTGATGGTGTGCTAGAAGCAACACTAAAAATTGACCACACAACGACGACAGGTGAACTTGGTGAAGTTGGTCGCTTTATCATCGGTCAGATCCACGATAAAGATGATGAGCCAATTCGTCTGTATTACCGCAAACTGCCAAACCGCGAGAAAGGTACAGTTTACTTTGCTCACGAGAATACACTAAAAGGCACAGATAACTACTTTGACCTTGTTGGTGGTATGACTGGTGAGATCGGTGACGAGGGTATCGCTCTTGGTGAGAAGTTCAGCTACCGTATCGAAGTCGTTGGTAACACAATGACAGTCTCTCTAATGCGTGAAGGCAAAGACGATGTAGTTCAAGTTGTTGATATGTCTGAGAGTGGTTATGACGCAGGTGGCAAGTACATGTACTTTAAAGCTGGCGTATACAACCAGAACATTTCTGGTGACCTAGATGACTACGTTCAAGCAACTTTCTACAAGCTAGAGAAATCTCACGGTAAATACGCGGGTAAATAA
- the cspE gene encoding transcription antiterminator/RNA stability regulator CspE, whose translation MSNKTTGLVKWFNESKGFGFITPDNGTADVFVHFRSIESDGFKTLNEGQKVAFNIEQGGKGPQAANVTTL comes from the coding sequence ATGTCAAATAAAACAACTGGTCTAGTAAAGTGGTTCAACGAATCAAAAGGTTTCGGTTTTATCACTCCAGATAACGGCACTGCAGATGTATTTGTTCATTTTCGTTCAATCGAGAGTGATGGCTTCAAAACATTAAATGAAGGCCAAAAAGTTGCATTTAACATCGAGCAAGGTGGCAAAGGCCCACAAGCTGCGAACGTTACAACGCTATAA
- a CDS encoding DUF368 domain-containing protein, with the protein MNYLTTFLKGMAMGAADVVPGVSGGTIAFITGIYDTLLESIRRINPSLFGIIKKQGVKAAFTHINGLFLISLFAGIMTSILTLAKFISWALDTHPIPVWSFFFGLILVSVYHVLKQVQQRNLVQGLFLLLGVIFAYSITILSPLQMDPTSFNIVIAGAIAICAMILPGISGSFILLLIGMYGPVLGAVKSLQLDVMALFGMGCVIGLLSFSHLLSWLLKRYRDFALVFLTGLMIGTLPKLWPWKETISWRTNSKGEQVPLLQENLSPFGFENITGQPSQLLVAIILMFTAIFLVLGLEKIADNGEPVTNK; encoded by the coding sequence ATGAACTACTTAACTACTTTTTTAAAGGGAATGGCCATGGGGGCTGCTGATGTCGTACCCGGCGTCTCTGGCGGCACTATCGCTTTTATCACTGGTATCTATGACACTCTATTAGAAAGCATTCGTCGCATTAACCCTAGCTTGTTCGGTATCATCAAAAAGCAAGGGGTTAAAGCTGCATTTACTCATATCAATGGTCTGTTTTTGATCTCACTGTTTGCAGGGATCATGACATCGATTCTGACGTTAGCTAAGTTTATTTCATGGGCGCTAGACACACACCCAATCCCTGTTTGGTCTTTTTTCTTCGGCCTTATTTTAGTTTCGGTTTATCACGTACTAAAACAAGTTCAGCAACGCAACTTGGTGCAAGGACTGTTTTTACTTCTCGGAGTCATCTTTGCTTATAGCATTACCATTCTTAGCCCACTGCAAATGGATCCAACCAGCTTTAATATCGTCATTGCCGGCGCTATCGCCATCTGCGCAATGATTCTACCGGGTATCTCAGGGAGTTTTATTCTACTGCTGATTGGTATGTATGGACCCGTTCTAGGCGCCGTCAAAAGCCTGCAGCTTGATGTTATGGCACTCTTTGGTATGGGGTGTGTGATCGGGCTACTTTCGTTCTCGCATCTGCTTTCTTGGTTGCTCAAACGCTACAGAGACTTTGCTCTGGTATTTTTAACCGGTTTGATGATTGGCACACTACCCAAATTATGGCCATGGAAAGAAACGATCAGCTGGAGAACTAACTCAAAAGGTGAACAAGTCCCTCTTCTACAAGAAAACCTTTCACCTTTCGGTTTTGAAAACATCACGGGCCAACCATCACAACTACTTGTCGCGATTATTTTGATGTTCACTGCTATCTTTTTGGTACTGGGATTGGAAAAAATTGCCGATAACGGTGAACCCGTTACAAACAAATAG